From Myxococcales bacterium, the proteins below share one genomic window:
- a CDS encoding CoA activase: MGTSTGKTLAIGMDVGSTTVKAVVVNPANREILWSDYQRHHTKQPEYVLSMLEEILRAFPNHPIDGWKMFLTGSGAAPLCEPTGGKFVQEVNAVTLAVEHLHPDVGSVIELGGQDAKIIMFKTDESTGEKTATASMNDKCASGTGATIDKCFIKVNAPPELVTTLRFDDSKLHHVAAKCGVFAETDIVNLIKSGIPSTEVLCSLADAIVMQNLSVLTRGGTLKPRVLLLGGPNTYLPFLQDCWRLRIPQVWDERGFEYPKDVPVEELIFVPQNAQYYAAFGAVMYGLHEADHVGVLRGLEGLSQYITTGRKARLGESAGPPLSKTEAELREFRELYKIPKFEGATFSPGQTVEAVIGLDGGSTSSKAVLVDYESGKILAKGYQLSKGNPIQDTKELLAQLKKYVTDQGATLSVKGFGATGYAADVLEECVKSDVNVVETVAHMMSAVHFFGDVDVICDIGGQDIKVLFMKNGDISNFRLSNSCSAGNGMLLQATADSFGVKVTEFADVAFQAELAPKFSYGCAVFLDTDRVNFQKEGFSKEEMLAGLAQVLPKNVWQYVVQIPRLAALGTKYVLQGGTQYNLAAVKAQVDYIKERVPSAEVFVHPHTGEAGAIGAAMETLRVVKRKGKSSFIGLDEAIELDYTTKNDEETVCHFCPNECKRTFIDTKTPDGRTSRYIAGFSCEKGTVESKEAMLSLVAERKKIAQEFPNLVDYEAKRAFMHFYNPAPMPEEGSPIKDIEVRNGLLGQRRVEVTRPFRRSSKEAWAARRKIRIGIPRVLNVYSVAPFLRTYFEALGIPKQNVVFSDETTEELWVEGGKYGSIDPCYPSKVSQAHIHNLLFHHHTEKKKLSYVFFPILTHVSNFVADTMDNACCPIVAGAPDVMKAAFTKEVDFFATRGIEYLDPALSFEEPNLMARRLFETFEKRLGITEDESDHAAREAWKALTIFENDVQDKGRAILETVEAEDRVAILMIGRPYHSDPGLNHGIPDEFQVLGYPVLSIRSIPKTREYLDRFYAEDLAAGTISTPLELNHVWPENYSVNSAQKVWAASFAAHHPNVVVLDLSSFKCGHDAPTYALIDDIIGTSKTPYAALHDIDANKPSGSIKIRVKTYAHALKLHEERLQDAGNRRRELEHRLDEKRLELLELKAKQLADRQIKDEAFLAQLESIRERVRAYEAPKRAPEPEEGVIRLGKKTKDGIVRVGGPKAEKVEKRPKPHEATADAEE; this comes from the coding sequence ATGGGCACGAGCACCGGGAAAACTCTCGCGATCGGCATGGACGTGGGCTCGACGACGGTGAAGGCCGTGGTCGTCAACCCGGCGAACCGCGAGATCCTCTGGAGCGACTACCAGCGGCACCACACGAAGCAGCCCGAGTACGTGCTCTCGATGCTCGAAGAGATCCTCCGCGCGTTCCCGAACCACCCCATCGACGGGTGGAAGATGTTCCTGACGGGGTCGGGCGCGGCGCCGCTGTGCGAGCCCACGGGCGGCAAGTTCGTCCAAGAGGTGAACGCGGTCACTCTCGCCGTGGAGCACCTCCACCCGGACGTGGGCTCCGTGATCGAGCTCGGCGGCCAAGACGCCAAGATCATCATGTTCAAGACCGACGAGTCGACCGGCGAGAAGACGGCGACGGCGTCGATGAACGACAAGTGTGCGTCCGGTACGGGCGCGACGATCGACAAGTGTTTCATCAAGGTGAACGCGCCGCCCGAGCTCGTCACGACGCTCCGCTTCGACGACTCGAAGCTCCATCATGTGGCGGCCAAGTGCGGCGTCTTCGCCGAGACCGACATCGTCAACCTGATCAAGAGCGGCATCCCCTCGACCGAGGTCCTCTGCTCGCTCGCCGACGCGATCGTCATGCAGAACCTCTCGGTGCTCACGCGCGGCGGCACCCTGAAGCCTCGCGTCCTGCTCCTGGGTGGTCCGAACACCTACCTCCCGTTCCTCCAAGACTGCTGGCGCCTCCGCATCCCGCAGGTGTGGGACGAGCGCGGGTTCGAGTACCCGAAGGACGTGCCCGTCGAGGAGCTCATCTTCGTGCCTCAGAACGCGCAGTACTACGCGGCGTTCGGCGCGGTGATGTACGGCCTGCACGAGGCCGATCACGTGGGTGTGCTGCGCGGGCTCGAGGGCCTCTCGCAGTACATCACCACGGGCCGAAAGGCGCGCCTCGGCGAGAGCGCCGGCCCCCCGCTCTCCAAGACCGAGGCCGAGCTCCGCGAGTTCCGTGAGCTCTACAAGATCCCGAAGTTCGAGGGCGCGACGTTCTCGCCCGGTCAGACGGTGGAGGCCGTGATCGGCCTCGATGGCGGCTCGACCTCGTCGAAGGCCGTCCTCGTCGACTACGAGTCGGGCAAGATCTTGGCGAAGGGGTACCAGCTCTCGAAGGGCAACCCCATCCAAGACACGAAGGAGCTGCTCGCTCAGCTCAAGAAGTACGTGACCGACCAGGGCGCGACGCTCTCGGTGAAGGGCTTCGGCGCGACCGGCTACGCGGCCGACGTGCTCGAGGAGTGCGTGAAGAGCGACGTGAACGTGGTCGAGACCGTCGCCCACATGATGAGCGCCGTGCACTTCTTCGGCGACGTGGACGTCATCTGCGACATCGGCGGACAGGACATCAAAGTCCTCTTCATGAAGAACGGGGACATCTCGAACTTCCGCCTGTCGAACAGCTGCTCGGCCGGCAATGGCATGTTGCTCCAGGCGACCGCAGACTCCTTCGGCGTCAAGGTGACCGAGTTCGCCGACGTGGCCTTCCAGGCCGAGCTCGCGCCGAAGTTCAGCTACGGCTGCGCCGTCTTCCTCGACACCGATCGCGTGAACTTCCAAAAAGAGGGCTTCTCCAAAGAAGAGATGCTCGCGGGGCTCGCTCAGGTCCTCCCGAAGAACGTCTGGCAGTACGTCGTCCAGATCCCGCGCCTCGCCGCGCTCGGGACGAAATACGTGCTCCAGGGTGGCACGCAGTACAACCTCGCGGCGGTCAAGGCCCAGGTCGACTACATCAAAGAGCGTGTGCCCAGCGCCGAGGTGTTCGTGCACCCGCACACGGGCGAGGCCGGCGCGATCGGCGCCGCGATGGAGACCTTGCGTGTCGTGAAACGTAAGGGGAAAAGCTCGTTCATCGGTTTGGACGAGGCCATCGAGCTCGACTACACGACCAAGAACGACGAAGAGACCGTCTGCCACTTCTGCCCGAACGAGTGCAAACGAACCTTCATCGACACGAAGACGCCGGACGGGCGCACGAGCCGCTACATCGCCGGGTTCTCGTGCGAGAAGGGCACCGTCGAGTCCAAAGAAGCGATGCTCTCGCTCGTGGCCGAGCGCAAGAAGATCGCCCAAGAGTTCCCGAACCTCGTCGACTACGAGGCGAAGCGGGCCTTCATGCACTTCTACAACCCGGCGCCGATGCCGGAAGAGGGCTCGCCCATCAAGGACATCGAGGTCCGCAATGGCCTCTTGGGTCAGCGCCGCGTCGAGGTGACCCGCCCGTTCCGGCGCTCGAGCAAAGAGGCGTGGGCCGCGCGCCGAAAGATCCGAATCGGTATTCCGCGCGTTCTCAACGTGTACTCGGTCGCGCCGTTCTTGCGCACGTACTTCGAGGCGCTCGGCATCCCGAAGCAGAACGTCGTCTTCTCGGACGAGACCACCGAGGAGCTCTGGGTCGAGGGCGGCAAGTACGGCAGCATCGACCCCTGTTACCCCTCCAAGGTGTCGCAGGCGCACATCCACAACCTGCTCTTCCACCACCACACCGAGAAGAAGAAGCTCTCCTACGTCTTTTTCCCGATCCTCACGCACGTGTCGAACTTCGTCGCCGACACGATGGACAACGCGTGCTGTCCGATCGTGGCCGGCGCGCCCGACGTGATGAAGGCCGCCTTCACGAAGGAGGTCGACTTCTTCGCGACACGCGGCATCGAGTACCTCGATCCGGCGCTGTCGTTCGAGGAGCCGAACCTCATGGCGCGCCGCCTCTTCGAGACGTTCGAGAAGCGGCTCGGCATCACCGAGGACGAGAGTGACCACGCCGCGCGCGAGGCGTGGAAGGCGCTCACCATCTTCGAGAACGACGTGCAGGACAAGGGGCGCGCCATCCTCGAGACCGTCGAGGCCGAGGACCGCGTCGCGATCCTCATGATCGGCCGCCCGTACCACTCGGACCCCGGGCTGAACCACGGCATCCCCGACGAGTTCCAGGTGCTCGGTTACCCGGTCCTGTCCATTCGCTCGATTCCTAAGACACGTGAGTATCTCGACCGGTTCTACGCGGAGGACCTCGCGGCGGGCACGATCTCGACGCCGCTCGAGCTGAACCACGTGTGGCCCGAGAACTACTCGGTGAACAGCGCTCAGAAGGTGTGGGCCGCGAGCTTCGCCGCCCACCACCCGAACGTCGTCGTGCTCGACCTCTCGAGCTTCAAGTGCGGCCACGACGCGCCCACCTACGCGCTCATCGACGACATCATCGGCACGAGCAAGACGCCCTACGCGGCCCTGCACGACATCGACGCGAACAAACCGAGCGGCAGCATCAAGATCCGCGTGAAGACCTACGCGCACGCCCTGAAGCTCCACGAGGAGCGCCTCCAGGACGCGGGGAATCGGCGGCGCGAGCTCGAGCACCGGCTCGACGAGAAGCGGCTCGAGCTCTTGGAGCTCAAGGCGAAGCAGCTCGCGGACCGACAGATCAAGGACGAGGCCTTCCTCGCTCAGCTCGAGAGCATCCGCGAGCGCGTGCGCGCCTACGAGGCCCCGAAGCGCGCCCCCGAGCCCGAGGAGGGTGTCATCCGCCTCGGAAAGAAGACGAAGGACGGCATCGTCCGGGTCGGCGGCCCCAAGGCCGAGAAGGTGGAGAAGCGGCCGAAACCGCACGAGGCGACGGCCGACGCCGAAGAGTGA
- a CDS encoding TetR/AcrR family transcriptional regulator — MAHPMDKAERRAQILTHARDVFAKRGYHAAKIDDIVAAAGIARGTFYLYFEDKRAVFEEIVDGAFARLGRAFVRVDPDHAQNSVAFQVTENIRGIVATLLEDRATTKILLSDAVGLDPDLDKKLLRFYEALATILEEAYRDGQALGVVAPGDVRIYAVLTLGAMKELFYQVVMRGLDFPEARIVDEMYAFLCRGVLRVDG, encoded by the coding sequence GTGGCTCATCCGATGGACAAGGCCGAGCGCAGGGCTCAAATCCTGACGCACGCGCGCGACGTGTTCGCGAAGCGCGGCTACCACGCGGCCAAGATCGACGACATCGTCGCGGCGGCGGGCATCGCGCGCGGCACGTTCTACCTCTACTTCGAGGACAAGCGCGCCGTCTTCGAGGAGATCGTGGACGGGGCCTTCGCGAGGCTCGGGCGCGCGTTCGTCCGCGTCGACCCGGACCACGCCCAGAACAGCGTCGCCTTCCAGGTCACGGAGAACATCCGCGGCATCGTCGCGACCCTGCTCGAGGACCGCGCGACGACCAAGATCCTGCTCTCGGACGCGGTCGGCCTCGACCCCGACCTCGACAAGAAGCTCCTCCGCTTCTACGAGGCCCTCGCGACCATCCTCGAAGAGGCCTACCGCGACGGGCAGGCCCTCGGCGTCGTCGCGCCGGGCGACGTGCGCATCTACGCGGTGCTCACGCTCGGCGCCATGAAAGAGCTCTTTTACCAGGTGGTCATGCGAGGGCTCGACTTCCCCGAGGCCCGCATCGTCGACGAGATGTACGCGTTTTTGTGCCGCGGGGTCCTTCGCGTCGACGGGTGA
- a CDS encoding alkaline phosphatase family protein has protein sequence MRALSRRRVLLGMGGLLAAACGSAPETVPEPTPPAPTPTPTTTTPPQPADAGPADASKPDAKEPQISPEELLSTVDAIVVLMMENRSFDHFLGALKSDATYVNKATVEGLSGTESNATASGVNVPVFKMDNFTPEDPPHSFEAVHAQWNNGKNDGFVKEHAGRSEREVMGFHDRSQIPFYYWLADNFTVCDNWFASVLGPTWPNRYYLHAATSDGKKGNTPFVTGGPDTIWEKLRSAGKSYKNYTASVVAWYTGGFVGKLLSLNPVKQMSEFFADCRNGTLPNFSIIDPDFTSNDDHPSHDIRQGQAFVASVYKALAESPQWKRVLFVITYDEHGGFFDHVPPPKTVDQLAEFQQLGIRVPAFVIGPTVRRGHVEKGVLEHVSVLSTVKTRFGVTPLNQRMAQTRDLSSCIDPAFYKNPQPPPPNPPKVTVGRVPTGIGVSSQPDLERMVADGTIPDWAIVDRRSAKVRYQAFLDEAVRVGAVRVE, from the coding sequence ATGCGCGCTCTCTCCCGCCGTCGTGTGCTCCTCGGAATGGGTGGTCTCCTCGCCGCGGCCTGCGGCTCTGCACCCGAGACCGTGCCCGAGCCCACGCCGCCGGCACCCACGCCGACGCCCACGACGACGACGCCCCCGCAGCCCGCCGACGCCGGCCCGGCCGACGCGTCCAAGCCCGACGCGAAGGAGCCGCAGATCTCGCCCGAGGAGCTGCTCTCGACGGTCGACGCGATCGTCGTGCTCATGATGGAGAACCGGAGCTTCGATCACTTCCTCGGTGCCCTCAAGAGCGACGCCACCTACGTGAACAAGGCGACGGTCGAGGGCCTCTCGGGGACCGAGTCGAACGCGACGGCGAGCGGCGTGAACGTGCCCGTCTTCAAGATGGACAACTTCACCCCCGAGGATCCGCCCCACAGCTTCGAGGCGGTCCACGCGCAGTGGAACAACGGCAAAAACGACGGCTTCGTGAAGGAGCACGCGGGACGGAGCGAGCGTGAGGTCATGGGCTTCCACGACCGCTCCCAGATCCCGTTCTACTACTGGCTCGCCGACAACTTCACCGTCTGCGACAACTGGTTCGCCTCGGTGCTCGGCCCCACCTGGCCGAACCGCTACTACCTCCACGCGGCGACGAGCGACGGCAAGAAGGGCAACACGCCCTTCGTCACCGGCGGCCCCGACACGATCTGGGAGAAGCTCCGCTCCGCCGGGAAGTCGTACAAGAACTACACGGCGAGCGTCGTCGCTTGGTACACGGGCGGCTTCGTCGGGAAGCTTTTGTCGCTGAATCCCGTGAAGCAAATGTCGGAGTTTTTCGCCGACTGCCGCAACGGGACCTTGCCGAACTTCAGCATCATCGACCCCGACTTCACCTCGAACGACGATCACCCGTCGCACGACATTCGGCAGGGGCAGGCGTTCGTCGCCAGCGTGTACAAGGCGCTCGCCGAGAGCCCGCAGTGGAAGCGCGTCCTCTTCGTCATCACGTACGACGAGCATGGCGGCTTCTTCGATCACGTCCCGCCGCCGAAGACGGTCGACCAGCTCGCCGAGTTCCAGCAGCTCGGCATTCGTGTGCCCGCGTTCGTCATCGGCCCCACGGTGCGCCGCGGCCACGTCGAGAAGGGCGTGCTCGAGCACGTGTCGGTGCTCTCCACCGTGAAGACGCGCTTCGGGGTGACGCCGCTGAACCAGCGCATGGCCCAGACGCGCGACCTCTCGTCGTGCATCGACCCGGCGTTCTACAAGAACCCGCAGCCGCCGCCCCCGAACCCGCCCAAGGTGACCGTCGGGCGCGTGCCGACGGGCATCGGGGTGTCGAGCCAGCCGGACCTCGAGCGCATGGTGGCCGACGGGACCATCCCGGACTGGGCCATCGTGGATCGCCGCTCCGCGAAGGTGCGCTACCAGGCCTTCCTCGACGAGGCGGTCCGCGTCGGCGCGGTGCGCGTCGAGTAG
- a CDS encoding 1-acyl-sn-glycerol-3-phosphate acyltransferase, with amino-acid sequence MTVRRGVGYWLGRAWLAAFGWKVEGGPPAVKKAVVVAAPHTSAWDFPFTLATGAVLGLEMSWLGKESLFRGRLRGAVMRWLGGIPVDRAKRSDVVGHVVDLMNERESLHLVLAPEGTRGKADRWKTGFYHMAQGADVPIVLGYLDYARKRAGLGELFFPTGDIHSDMRKIRAFYKNVTPKHPELVGDVSLGTEPTLGPGLFGQSPRWGTA; translated from the coding sequence ATGACGGTGCGTCGTGGAGTGGGGTATTGGCTCGGTCGTGCGTGGCTCGCGGCGTTCGGATGGAAGGTCGAAGGCGGCCCTCCCGCGGTGAAGAAGGCCGTGGTCGTGGCCGCCCCGCACACCTCCGCGTGGGACTTTCCGTTCACCCTGGCGACGGGCGCCGTGCTCGGCCTCGAGATGTCGTGGCTCGGCAAAGAGAGCCTCTTCCGCGGGCGGCTGCGCGGCGCGGTGATGCGCTGGCTCGGAGGCATTCCGGTCGATCGCGCGAAGCGGTCCGACGTGGTCGGGCACGTGGTCGACCTCATGAACGAGCGTGAGTCGCTCCACCTCGTCTTGGCGCCCGAGGGCACCCGCGGCAAAGCCGATCGCTGGAAGACCGGTTTTTACCACATGGCCCAAGGCGCCGACGTGCCCATCGTGCTCGGCTACCTCGACTACGCGCGGAAGCGCGCCGGCCTCGGGGAGCTCTTCTTCCCCACGGGCGACATCCACAGCGACATGCGCAAGATCCGTGCATTCTACAAGAACGTGACGCCCAAGCACCCCGAGCTCGTGGGCGACGTGTCCCTCGGCACCGAGCCCACGTTGGGCCCTGGCCTCTTCGGTCAGAGCCCGCGGTGGGGCACCGCGTAG